A window of the Drosophila simulans strain w501 chromosome 2L, Prin_Dsim_3.1, whole genome shotgun sequence genome harbors these coding sequences:
- the LOC6731733 gene encoding heat shock protein 22 produces MPIHWDWDWEHDHEHGHHHWQPPRRHWSTGESKCRQRHYYLSHDLDVCARDFHLRMDDSAWCHGSCLVGRVVIETGTEPDSLGRGTFKVVLDVHHFQISELTVKARNSDTVCVEGKQADDRAEKGQLCITREFTRSYKLPRHYDATQARATFSADGILMITVPAPPKLDDVEREIEIEPTGNYFGSVSDPTAPKAIEQADVDGDGGEANPAGTAMDK; encoded by the coding sequence ATGCCCATCCactgggactgggattgggagCATGATCACGAGCATGGTCACCACCACTGGCAACCGCCACGTCGCCACTGGTCCACCGGGGAGTCCAAGTGCCGGCAGAGGCACTACTATCTCTCCCACGACCTGGACGTATGTGCGCGGGACTTCCACTTGCGGATGGACGACAGTGCCTGGTGCCATGGATCCTGTCTGGTTGGGCGAGTAGTCATTGAGACCGGCACCGAACCGGACTCCCTGGGCCGGGGCACCTTCAAGGTGGTGCTGGACGTGCACCACTTCCAGATCTCCGAGCTCACGGTGAAGGCCAGGAACAGCGACACTGTGTGCGTGGAGGGCAAGCAGGCGGATGACCGGGCGGAGAAGGGTCAGTTGTGCATCACTCGCGAGTTCACGCGATCCTACAAGCTACCACGACACTACGATGCCACCCAGGCACGGGCCACCTTCTCTGCGGATGGAATACTGATGATTACGGTGCCAGCACCACCGAAACTGGACGACGTGGAGCGCGAGATCGAGATTGAGCCCACGGGCAATTACTTTGGCAGCGTGTCCGATCCCACGGCGCCCAAGGCTATCGAGCAGGCGGATGTGGACGGCGATGGTGGAGAGGCTAATCCTGCTGGCACGGCGATGGACAAATGA